The following proteins are co-located in the Pyxidicoccus trucidator genome:
- a CDS encoding serine/threonine protein kinase, with translation MDSGPLYPAHLPPGTRVGPWRVLERRGWGTYGAVYRALGVEDMRGPVALKVALHPGDGRFAREVELLSRLRHPSVPRLVDHGLWQQPGGLAYPYIAMEWVEGASLYDWAQVQCPTSRQVLRVLASLARALEATHAAGGVHRDVKGDNVLVRAADGQVFLTDFGSGSYVGAERLTSPPFPPGTRPYRSPEAWLSVRLPFQPTATAYAPGAADDVFALGMTAYRLVTDDYPPTPALLNEVTHLWGPEGTGPVPPHGVNARCCVELSRLVSRMLCVRPEARGGAGELAEALEQAARSAGPESDVPLFTRKELPVEEARSVPPRERGPAPWSRLMAAASLGAAVALGAAWMLSAQPQEKTEQAQASATEEAKDGGAVAVGEAALTAPVPLTRAPSALSVIAVELPPKPLRWQLRPDASGRCAHRAHVSINGGCWVKVDISLRDCLEPYYEHKGACYGPAYPPPRPATSGPTERPGDEAP, from the coding sequence ATGGACTCCGGCCCACTGTATCCAGCACACCTGCCTCCGGGGACTCGGGTGGGGCCCTGGCGAGTCCTGGAGCGGCGCGGCTGGGGCACGTACGGCGCCGTCTACCGGGCTCTCGGTGTGGAGGACATGCGCGGTCCCGTGGCGCTCAAGGTGGCCCTGCACCCCGGAGATGGACGCTTCGCGCGAGAGGTGGAGCTGCTCTCGCGCCTGCGTCACCCGAGCGTCCCGCGCCTGGTGGACCATGGGCTCTGGCAGCAGCCTGGGGGCCTTGCCTACCCCTACATTGCGATGGAGTGGGTCGAAGGCGCGTCCCTCTATGACTGGGCGCAGGTGCAGTGCCCCACCTCGCGCCAGGTGCTCCGTGTTCTGGCCAGCCTCGCGCGGGCGCTGGAGGCCACGCATGCCGCGGGGGGCGTGCACCGAGACGTGAAGGGGGACAACGTGCTGGTGCGGGCTGCGGACGGCCAGGTCTTCCTGACGGACTTCGGCTCCGGAAGCTACGTGGGCGCAGAGAGGCTCACGTCGCCGCCATTTCCTCCTGGGACGCGGCCCTACCGCTCACCGGAGGCGTGGCTCTCGGTGCGGCTGCCCTTCCAGCCGACGGCCACGGCCTATGCGCCCGGAGCGGCCGATGACGTCTTCGCGCTGGGGATGACCGCGTACCGGCTGGTGACGGACGACTACCCGCCGACTCCAGCGCTGCTGAACGAGGTGACGCACCTCTGGGGCCCGGAGGGGACGGGCCCCGTGCCTCCCCATGGCGTCAATGCCCGCTGCTGCGTGGAGTTGAGCAGGCTGGTGTCACGGATGCTCTGCGTGCGCCCCGAAGCGCGTGGCGGTGCTGGCGAACTGGCGGAGGCGCTGGAGCAGGCCGCGCGGAGCGCAGGGCCAGAGTCGGATGTGCCGCTCTTCACCCGGAAGGAACTCCCTGTCGAGGAGGCACGGAGTGTCCCTCCACGGGAAAGAGGGCCTGCTCCGTGGTCCCGGCTGATGGCAGCCGCCAGCCTGGGAGCCGCCGTGGCGCTTGGCGCCGCGTGGATGCTGAGCGCGCAGCCTCAAGAGAAGACCGAACAGGCCCAGGCATCCGCCACCGAAGAGGCGAAGGATGGCGGCGCCGTCGCCGTCGGCGAAGCCGCACTGACGGCGCCGGTGCCTCTCACCCGGGCTCCATCTGCCTTGTCTGTCATCGCCGTGGAGCTACCGCCCAAACCGCTCCGATGGCAGCTACGGCCCGATGCGTCTGGGCGGTGTGCCCACCGGGCCCATGTTTCTATCAATGGCGGGTGTTGGGTGAAGGTGGACATCAGCCTGAGGGACTGTCTCGAGCCCTATTACGAGCACAAAGGCGCTTGCTACGGCCCCGCCTACCCACCTCCACGTCCCGCCACTTCGGGGCCCACGGAGCGCCCTGGCGACGAAGCTCCATAG
- a CDS encoding double-CXXCG motif protein — protein sequence MTRYFWMRENTPVADKYGGYFDGSNKWKLPGARCHTCGVTWSGSGHKYPCVDLSQLPEHREFEKARPEPFSEFARLRELVRPLAPPNTELPPGTGFGPLVGRAIGEFAAISLYSAMPLVRREALEHLQEEGVQGLLACPSALRFRQKSPPELLELQVEPRGRLHPDCIPPDVPPPCATCGRFAVSRPDEPILDASSLPTDLDLFRVGNFATMVIGTERFMEAVRRLELDGITFRELPAR from the coding sequence ATGACCCGATACTTCTGGATGCGAGAGAACACGCCGGTTGCGGACAAGTACGGCGGGTATTTCGACGGGTCGAACAAGTGGAAGCTGCCCGGCGCCAGGTGCCACACGTGCGGCGTCACTTGGAGTGGGTCTGGCCACAAGTACCCGTGCGTTGACCTGTCGCAACTGCCAGAGCACCGTGAGTTCGAGAAGGCCAGACCTGAACCCTTCTCTGAGTTCGCGCGCCTGCGCGAACTGGTTCGCCCCCTGGCACCCCCGAATACCGAGCTGCCACCCGGCACGGGATTCGGGCCGTTGGTGGGCCGAGCCATTGGGGAGTTCGCCGCCATCTCTTTGTACAGCGCAATGCCTTTGGTGAGGCGGGAGGCGCTGGAACATCTCCAGGAAGAGGGCGTGCAAGGGCTGCTGGCTTGCCCGTCAGCACTGAGGTTCCGGCAGAAGAGCCCGCCCGAGTTGCTGGAACTCCAGGTCGAGCCTCGCGGCCGGCTGCACCCGGACTGCATCCCCCCGGACGTGCCCCCGCCCTGCGCCACCTGTGGCCGGTTCGCAGTGTCGAGGCCCGACGAGCCCATCCTGGACGCGTCGTCCCTGCCCACGGACCTGGACCTGTTCCGGGTGGGCAACTTCGCCACGATGGTCATCGGCACCGAGCGCTTCATGGAGGCGGTGCGCCGCCTGGAACTGGACGGCATCACCTTCCGCGAACTACCCGCGCGCTGA
- a CDS encoding SMI1/KNR4 family protein has translation MTLEQMLAEISRTHFPRPPATLEQIAAFESQAGWQLDAQLRAFYLHCNGAELFRPLPEANYSFLSLADIRRKTERVRFRDKGAPPTSSWFPLVDCQDSDFVLVDTSRPGRPYPLLDAYHETYPREVRQIAASLGEFLERALSSGNQFFWLRE, from the coding sequence ATGACGCTGGAACAGATGCTGGCCGAAATCTCCCGCACGCACTTCCCTCGCCCGCCAGCCACTCTGGAGCAGATTGCCGCGTTCGAGTCGCAGGCGGGCTGGCAGCTCGACGCGCAGCTGCGCGCCTTCTATCTGCATTGCAACGGCGCCGAGCTGTTCCGGCCCTTGCCCGAGGCGAACTACAGCTTCCTCTCGCTCGCGGACATCCGGCGGAAGACGGAGCGCGTCCGCTTCAGGGACAAGGGGGCCCCGCCTACCTCCTCGTGGTTCCCGTTAGTGGACTGCCAGGACTCCGACTTTGTCCTCGTCGACACCTCCCGGCCAGGGCGCCCATACCCGCTCCTCGACGCCTACCATGAGACGTACCCTCGCGAAGTCCGGCAGATTGCGGCGTCTCTTGGTGAGTTCCTGGAGCGGGCGCTCAGTAGCGGGAACCAGTTCTTCTGGTTGCGCGAGTAG
- a CDS encoding ClpP family protease: MGLLGWWRRLWGGSTEGPRRPEPVRAPEGRRGKDLEERLLRDRIILLGTPINDEVANQVVAMLLFLQSEDPRAGITLYLNTPGGSVTAALAIHDTIGYLQLPVTTVCMRTCSGIAALLLACGTRGRRFSLPEGKMSLVPFSAGASGEEGTSPTIRRQEIQRLQLRLTELLAEHTGQPPQQVSRDLESGRDFDARAAVEYGLIDEVVSTPPK, from the coding sequence ATGGGATTGCTCGGTTGGTGGCGCCGTCTGTGGGGCGGCAGTACGGAAGGACCTCGGCGGCCGGAGCCCGTCCGGGCTCCGGAAGGCAGGCGCGGCAAGGACCTCGAGGAGCGGCTCCTGCGCGACCGCATCATCCTGCTCGGCACGCCCATCAACGACGAGGTCGCCAACCAGGTCGTCGCCATGCTGCTCTTCCTGCAGAGCGAAGACCCTCGCGCGGGCATCACCCTCTACCTCAACACCCCCGGCGGCTCGGTCACCGCGGCGCTGGCCATCCACGACACGATTGGGTACCTCCAGCTCCCGGTGACCACCGTGTGCATGCGCACCTGCTCGGGCATCGCCGCGCTGTTGCTGGCCTGTGGCACCCGGGGCCGGCGGTTCTCGCTGCCCGAGGGGAAGATGTCCCTGGTCCCCTTCTCCGCTGGAGCCTCTGGCGAAGAGGGCACCTCCCCCACCATCCGCCGGCAGGAGATTCAGCGGCTGCAGCTGCGCCTCACCGAGCTCCTGGCCGAGCACACCGGCCAGCCTCCCCAGCAGGTGTCGCGAGACCTGGAGTCCGGACGCGACTTCGACGCTCGCGCCGCCGTGGAGTATGGACTCATCGACGAAGTCGTCAGCACGCCACCGAAGTAG